A window of Streptomyces sp. NBC_01241 genomic DNA:
GACGAGGTGATCGCCCTGGAGCCGTACTACGACTCGTACGCCGCCTGCATCGCCATGGCGGGCGGCAGCCGCGTCCCCGTCACCCTCCACCCCGACGCGGCCACCGGCACCTACCGCCTCGACCTCGACGAACTGCGCGCCGCCGTCACCCCCCGCACCCGGCTGATCCTGCTGAACAGCCCGCACAATCCCACCGGCACCGTCCTCACCCGTGAGGAACTCGGCGCGATCGCCGCACTGGCCTGCGAGCGCGACCTCCTGGTCGTCACCGACGAGGTCTACGAACACCTGGTCCTCGAGGGCGAGCACCTCCCGCTCGCCGGCTTCCCCGGGATGCGCGAACGCACCGTCACCATCGGCTCGGCCGGCAAGACGTACTCCTTCACCGGCTGGAAGGTCGGCTGGGTCAATCCCCTTTCGCCTACCTATTGGACACTGGCCGCGTGAGCGCCCGTTTGGGCATAGTCCAGGATGGCGCTCGAAGAATCGACGGATACCCGGGTGAGGATGGTAAAGACATGGGCGGCAGGCCGCTGCTGAACCGCAGGCTGGACGGGCTCGGGACGACGATCTTCGCGGAAATGTCGGCACTGGCGACAGCGACGGGCGCGATCAACCTGGGCCAGGGCTTCCCGGACACGGACGGCCCGGAGTCAGTACGCGAGGCCGCCGTACGAGCGCTGCGCGACGGCCGCGGCAACCAGTACCCGCCGGGCCCGGGCATCCCGGAGCTGCGTCAGGCGATCGCCGACCACCAGCGCCGCTTCTACGGCCTGAGCTTCGACCCGGACACGGAGGTCCTGGTCACCGCAGGGGCGACGGAGGCGATCGCCGCGACCATGCTCGCCCTCCTCGAACCAGGAGACGAGGTCATCGCCTTCGAGCCCTTCTACGACTCCTACGCTGCCTGCATCGCCATGGCGGGAGCGAAGCGCGTACCGCTCACCCTGCGCGCGCCGTCCTTCCGCCCGGACCTGGACGAGCTGCGGTCCAAGATCACCCCGCAGACCCGCCTCCTTCTCCTCAACACGCCTCACAACCCGACCGGGATGGTCCTCACCGCCGAAGAGCAGAGCGCCATCGCCGCACTCGCCATCGAGCACGACCTGCTGGTCGTCACCGACGAGGTGTACGAGCACCTTGTCTATGAGGGCACGCACCGCCCCATCGCGGCCCTGCCCGGCATGCGTGAGCGCACCGTCTCCATTTCGTCCGCCGGCAAGACCTTCTCGTTCACCGGATGGAAGGTTGGCTGGGTCACGGCGAACGGCCCGCTCGTCTCAGCGGTCCGGACGGCCAAGCAGTACCTGACGTACGTCAGCGCGGGCCCCTTCCAGTACGCGATCGCCGAAGCGCTGCGCCTGCCGGACTCGTACTTTGACAGCTTCCGCACCAACCTCCGTCGCAAGCGCAATCTGCTCGGCGACGGCCTGCGCGCGGCCGGGTTCGAGGTCTACCAACCCCAGGGCACTTACTTCATCACCACCGACATCACCTCCTTCGGTGAGAAGGACGCCTACGCCTTCTGCCGCGCCCTCCCCGAACGCTGCGGCGTCGTCGCCATCCCCAACTCCGTTTTCTACGACGACCTCGACGCCGGCCGCAGCCAGGTCCGCTTCACCTTCTGCAAGAGGGACGACGTCCTCCAGGAGGCAGCCAGTCGGCTGCGGCGCCTGGCGTCTTGAACCCGCGTCCCCTTCATCCCGAATGAAGTACGGACCCCAACCTGACCAGGGGCTTTACGTGCATCCCGGCCCGGCGCGGTCCCGAGCCGCCTGCGCCATTCGGCACCGGTCCCCACGAGAGGAGGGACCGGTGGCGACTGGCGCGGCGTCGTTTTCCGGACGCGCCGGGGCGGGCGGCGCGGAGGAGTCCGGGGGGCGAAGGGCCGGGTGCCGGGGAGCTGTTGACCATGGCGATCAGGACGGCGATCCCGGCGATGGTGAGGACACAGCCCGCGATGATCAGGGTGCGCTGAGTAGGCCGAGCTCCTCCGCAGTAATGTCTCCGCGTCGGCGAGGCCACGCTGCGCGAGCTGTTGGACGCCTGACCGACCGAACGCCCGGCCCGGCGCGTATGCCGTACCCGGCTCCTACACCGGTCACAGGCCGAGCGGACTCTCCCCTCCACTGCCCCGGACAAGGCGTCGCCGCATATCCCGGCGCACCGGCGCACATCCAGGGGCGGACAGGTCCGCTGTCTCACAGGCCTGTCACAACTTAACGGCACACCGAACCACTTCCGGATCGGACGCGTAATCACCAGTGACACATTTATGCCGCACCTCCTGAGGAAATTCATGACGCGCAGATGGCCGCTCATCACCACGATCACCGTATTGACCATCGCGCTGGCCTTCGTCGTCGTCCAACTGGTGCGCGGCCAGGACTCCGGGAAGGAACAGGCCGGGGCGAAACCGGGTGGGGCGAAACCGGCCGCGTCGAGCCCCGGCGTGCCGGGAGGGCTGGAATCCGCGTCGTCGACGCCCAAGAAGCACGACGACAAGGGCGAGAGCCAGGCGCCCTCCGGGGTTCTCCCCAGCCCGGGGACCACTTTCCCCAGCACGGGGACCACGAGGCACACCTCACCGACGGGGCAGACGACCGCCCAGGCCAAGATCCCGGAACACGCCGCGGACAAAACCCGTACGACGACTCCGGCGCCCGTCGTCATCAAGCCGGTCGCGAAGCTGCACGCCGCCACGTCCTGGAAGTCCGACCGGCTGCAGCTGGGCATGCAGGCCGACGGCAACCTCGTGCTCTACGACCGGCAGGAAAAGCGGGTGCTCTGGGCTGCCGGCACCTCCGGCGAGGGCAACATGGCGGCCTTCCAGGATGACGGCAATCTCGTCATCTACACCGCAGCCGGTCGAGCGATATGGGCCTCGAACCCCGCCGGCTTCACCAACGCCACCCTGGTCATCCAGCCCGACGGCAACGTCGTCATCATGGCCGGTGGGAAGCAGGTGTGGGCCACGAACACGCACATCTGACGCCGACAGCAGGCCCGTCCCGGGCGCCCCACAGCCGCCACCACGCCTCTTCTTCCCCAACGCAGGGAACGTGACGCCATGTCCGACAACGGTCGGATCGACTTCGCCGCGCCGGCTCACCAGGCCCGCCGTACGGAGGGCGAGATGGCGGGCGTCCAGGAGGACCTGACGAAAGTCCAGGCCACCGGCTACGGCACGACGGTCTGGTCGCGGCGACGGTCTCCGGCGACGGCCGGATAGTCGCGCTGCGCATCGATCCCTCGGTGATCGACCCTGACGATCCGGAGATCCTCGCCGACTTGATCATCGTGGCGGTCGACAGCGCGAACCAGGCCGTGCAGGAGCAGCGGGCGGCAAGTCTGGCCGTCGTCACCGACAGCTTCAACGGCCTCCTCTCGGGACTGCGTCCGACGGGACCGGGACATCCCGGACCTCGCACCTCGGGCGGGGGCGGCTTCGCCGCGAACTGATCCGCCGACCCCGCGCGCCCCGGCCGTACTCCCTGAACGGGATCTGCCGGTCGCGGTGCGCGGGCTCGTGTCCTGACGGAAGCCCCTGTGTCCGCCCCGGCGCCAAGGTCACAGCACAGATGAAGAGCCTCGATGTCCCGCATCATCTTCCATCGCCCCCCCAGGGTCGTCCCGCCACAGCTCCCGACGGAACCGGTGGTGCTCTCGGCGCCGCCGTAGCCGGTCGGCAAGGACTCGGGCGCGAACTGGATCTACATGCTCATGCCCCTGCTGTCCAGCATCAGCATGGCTGATGTCCGGCGGCAGAAAGCTACTGATTCTGCTGGGCATCGCCTTCGTGGTGCTGTCGATCGGCGTCACCGTTGCCGTCCGGATGCAGATGCGTGGCCAGGCGCGCAAGAAGAAGATGCGAGCCCGGGACCTCTACCTGGAGCATCTGGTCGAAGTGCGGGGCGTCGCCCGGCAGGTCGCCGAGAACCAGCGACTGGTCGCGGCGTGGTCCTTCCTGGTGAACAGCCGGGGAAGGACGGCGGACGCCGGCGACCGCGTCGTGAACACTCGGGAACGGTTGGCGGACGATGCGCCCGCGCCGCCGGAACGTCGCAACTCCCCATGTTCCACTGCCCCGGACAAGGCGTCGCCGCATATCCCGGCGCACCGGCGCACATCCAGGGGCGGACAGGTCCGCTGTCTCACAGGCCTGTCACAACTTAACGGCACACCGAACCACTTCCGGATCGGACGCGTAATCACCAGTGACACATGCCGCACCTCCTGAGGAAATTCATGCCGCGCAGATGGCCGCTCATCACCACGATCACCGTATTGACCATCGCGCTGGCCTTCGTCGTCGTCCAACTGGTGCGCGGCCAGGACTCCGGGAAGGAACAGGCCGGGGCGAAACCGGGTGGCGACGCCGAGTCGCTGCAGGGCCTCGGCTGGTGGCCCCTGCACCAGTCCGGCACCGCGAAGGCCGGCGAGCACGACGCCGTGGTCAGGGGCGGCACGCAGTGGACCGACGGCCCCGAGGGCGGCGCCGTGCAACTGGACGGCACCAGCGGATACGCGGACTCCAACACCCGGCTCGACACCGTGGGCAAGGACTACTCGGTCGCCGCGCGGGTGCGCCTCAACCCCCAGGGCATGACCGGCATCCACACCGCCCTGTCCCAGGACGGCGACCGGATCAGCACGTTCTTCCTCCAGTACTCCGGCCCGGACGGGAACTTCGCCTTCAGTTTCAGCGGTGCCCGTACGGTCGCGAAGACGCCCGAGAAGCCGCAGCCCGGCCGCTGGTACCACCTGACCGGCACGTACAGTCAGAAGGACCACCGGATGCAGGTCTACGTGGACGGCCGGCTCGCGGGAACCAGGGTGGCCTCCAGCAGCGTGAAACCCACCGGCACTGTGGTGATCGGACGCGGCAAGTTCGATGGGAAGGCGGCCGACTACTGGAACGGTGACATCGCCGACGTACATGCCTACAACCGGGAGTTGACGTCCCGTGAGGTGGGCTCGCTTTCCTCTCGCGAACCGGACTGACCGGCGCTGACGGGGCGAGTTCACCGCCGCCGCAGGCTGACGGGCGCCGCACGGGCGCACGGCGGTTCGCGGCGGCGCCTGCCGGTTGTCCCGCAGCCGGCGGAGCCCGTCTTCCCCACAGACGACCGGAGAGGAAGGGCGCTTGTCGAACAGCGCTTCGACCGAAGACCTCATACCTGGCCCCCGCGCCGCGGAACCCCACCCCGACGAGTTCCTCAGAGCGCTCTACCACTTCCACGGCAGCGCGTTGCTGCAGTTCGCCGCACGGCGGCTGGAGGGCGACTGGCACCGCGCCGAGGACGTCGTCCAGGAAGTCGCGATACGCGCCTGGCGGCACGCCGAGGAACTCGACCCGACCACGGATTCGGTGCGGCCCTGGCTGTTCACCGCGCTGCGCCATCTGGTCATCGACGGTCACCGGGCCCGCCAGGCCAGACCACCGGAGACCGGCGACCCCGAACTCGCCCACCTGCCGGTGTCCGACGGCGTGGACCACATGCTCACCTCCCAGGTGCTCACCGACGCCTTGGGGGACCTGCGGCCGGCACAGCGCGAGGTCCTGCTGCACGTGCACTACCTGGGACGCAGCGTCAACCAGACGGCCAAGGTCCTCGGCGTGCCGCCGGGCACCGTCAAGTCCCGGACGTTCTACGCCGCCCGCGCCCTGCGCGAGGCACTGCACAGCCGCGGGCTGTACGCGGACGGCCTGTACCGCGAGGCCGGATGACACTTATGCCATACGTCCCGCGTGCCGGGTGATCTCCAGGCCGAGCGGCCCGGTGTCGAGCGATCCGTCCGCACCGGCACGCCAGCGCCACCCCGTGGGTGCCTCGCCGACCACCAGCAGCGCGTCCCCACGCCGCAGACCGGCCAGTGCCCCCTCCCGTCGCGGGAGCTGCGAGGCGTCCACGACGAACAAGTGCGGCGCCTCGCCCTGGACGGCGATCCGGCTGCTGCCCTCGATCAGCCGGAAGATCTGGGTGACGTCGGGCGAGCCGGGCTCCGGCGCTCCCGTGCCCGCCGACGCCGCCACCGTGGCGAACGCATCCTCCAGGCTGGCCGCGTCGTGCAGTCGCGAGGTCCGCAGCTCGTCGCCGGAAAGGAGCCGGCCGTCGGCCAGGGATCCCACCAGGGTGACCTCGGCGAGCGCCCCCACAGGACCGGCGAGCGCCTCGGTGACGACGGCCCGCACCAGGCTGCGCACCTCCTTGTCCGGACCCGTCACCGAGACGGGCCCCGTTGCCCGGGAGAGGTCGACCAGCACGCGGTCGGGTCCGTCCAGGCCCACCGTCACCGTCAGCGCGTACGGCAGGGCCGGTTCGCCCTCCGGGCCGGGGCGGTGCAAATCGTCGGGCGAGATCGTCCAGCGCTCGCCGTCCGCCTCGACGCTCCAGGGCGCGGGGGCGGCCTCCTCGGCCCCGGCCAGCAGCAGTGCGAGCCGCTTCTCGGAGTAGACGACGGCGTACAGGTCGGGCAGCGACCGGCCGGAGCGCAGGCATTCGCCCGTCAGCCGGCGCAGGCCCGCGTTGACCACGTCCAGCGCCTCCCGGCCCACGACGGCCGCCGAGGCGGCGACGGGCTTCGACGGGCGGGGGCGTCGCCCGGGCTTCGGCGGGCGGGGCCGTCGCTCGGTGACGATCAGCGCGGCCACCGCCCCGATCAGCGCCAGCCCCAGCACCACGGCCAGGACGTACCAGATCATCTTCTGACTCCTTGTCGGGACGCCCCGGCGACGGAGCCGGGAGGGTCGAGAACGGGGGCGGCACAGTCGCTGCGCCGTGCCCCCGATGGCCACTACGGCGCCCGTCGGCGGATGGTTCACCGGTGCGCCGGGTGAACCATCCGCCGACGGGCGCCGTAGGTCCCGTCAGTGGCACGGCAGCCGCCGAGTGCGGCTGCCGAGGCCCCCATTCACGCCGGCTGGAGGACGTTCTCGTGTCGTTGATGTTGACCGTGGTCGAGGAGGGCGGTGAAGCGTTCGACGTCCACCTCGACGCCGATCCCGACACGCCTGTGCGCGCTGTCGCGGAGGCGCTGGCCGGGGCAGGAGGCGTCCACCAGCCCCCGGAGGGCCTCGGCCTGTACGCCGGCGACCGGCTGCTGCCCGCCGATATGCGGCTGCGGGACGCGCCGCTGCACCACGCGGCCATCGTGGGCCTGGGCCGCACGGCGGGCACCGTGTCGGCCGAACCGGCCGGGCTGGTGGAGGTCCGTACGGTCGGTGGGACCGGCGCGGGCACCGTGCACCGGCTCGACATGGGGGAGTACCGGATCGGGCTGGCCCACGACGGGACCGCCCAGGTGCTGCGCGCCGTACCGGACCGTCCGTTCGCCGTCCTGGCGGTGGGCCCCCAAGGACGCTGCCGTATCGCGCCCGACGCCTCCGCGCCGGGCGGCGGCACTCTGCAACTGGACCGCGAGGACCTCGCCGAGGCGACCGCCTGGCCGGCCGGCGCACAGCTCCTCGTCGGAGAAAGCCTGCTCGAACTCGCCCTCCCGCAGAAGCCGGACGCGGCCGTGCAGCCGTCGGAGGACGGCACCGGCTGGGACTACAACCGGCCGCCGCGACTGCGGCCGGCCGAGAACGCCACCCGCTTCACCCTGCCTTCCCCGCCCGCCCCGCCCGCCGCCCGGCCGCTCCCGTGGATCACCGCGGCGGCCCCGCTGGTGATGGCGGGGGCCGGGGCGCTGATATTCGACCGTATGTCGATGCTGCTGTTCGGGCTGCTCTCCCCGGTCGCGGTCCTCGGCAACTATCTGATGAGCCGGCGCACCGGGCGCCAGACCCACTCCGGCAGTGTCGCCGCCTACGAGGAGAAGAAGGCACGCATCGAGGGCGACGCGACGAAGGCCCTGGCGGCCGAACGCACCGCCCGGCGCCACGGTTTCCCGGACCCGGCCGAGGTCCTCCTGACCGCCGTCGGCCCCCGGCGCCGCCTGTGGGAACGCCGTACCTCCGACGCCGACTTCCTCGAACTGCGCATCGGAACCGCCGATCTGGCCTCCGACGTGGTGCTCCAGGACCCGACGAAGGATGAACACCGCCGCGAGGACCCGCGGACCGCGTACGACGTCCCGGTGACCGTTCCGCTGCGGGAGCACGACGTCCTGGGCATCGCCGGCGAGGGCCCGGCCGCGCGCGCCGTGGCGCGCTGGGCAGTCGCCCAGGCCGCCGTCCTGCACAGCCCCCGTGACCTCCAGATCCATCTGCTGACGACCGGCGAACGGGGCCGGGACGGCTGGTCCTGGCTGCGCTGGCTGCCGCATGTGCGCAAGAAGTCCGGCGACACCCCGGCCAGCATCGGCTACGGCGCGGAGACCTGCGCCCGGCGGGTCGCCGAACTCACCGCGCTGATCGTCGAGCGCGCCGGACGGAAGGACCGGCGGAGCCGGCCCGCCGGGCCCGACGTGCTCGTCATCCTCGACGGAGCCCGCAGGCTGCGTTCGCTGCCCGGCGTGGCGCAGATCCTGCGCGACGGACCGGCCGTCGGCGTCCGCGCGGTCTGCCTGGACGCCGAGGAGCGGCTGCTGCCCGAGGAGTGCCACGCCGTCGTCGCCGAGGAGCCCGGCGGAACCGTACGGGTGGGACGCTCCGGGAGGGGCACCGTCGGGGGCATCCGGCCCGACGCGGTGTCCCTGGACTGGTGCCGTTCGCTGGCCCGCGCGATGGGCCCGCTGCGGGACCCGGGCGGGGCCGACGAGGAGGCCGCGGTGCTTCCCGGCTCCGCGCGGCTGCTCGACGTCCTCGCCCTCGACCCGCCGCAGGCCGCCGGCATCCGGGCGCGCTGGACGGCCGGGGGTCGCTCGACCCGGGCGGCCGTCGGCGTCTCCCTGGACGGCCCGTTCTACCTGGACCTGCGGCGCGACGGCCCGCACGGGCTGGTCGCCGGCACCACCGGCTCCGGCAAGTCCGAACTCCTCCAGACGCTGGTCGCCTCGCTCGCGGTGGCGAACCGTCCGGACGCGATGACGTTCGTCCTGGTCGACTACAAGGGCGGCTCCGCGTTCAAGGACTGCGTCGACCTGCCGCACACCGTCGGCATGGTCACCGACCTCGACGCCCACCTCGTCGAGCGGGCCCTGGTGTCGCTGACGGCGGAACTTACCCGGCGCGAGCACATCCTCGCCGCGGCCGGCGCCAAGGACATCGAGGACTACGTCGAACTGCTGGAGCGCAACCCGGCGGGCCGCGCGCCGATGCCCCGGTTGCTCATCGTCATCGACGAGTTCGCCTCGATGGTGCGCGACCTGCCGGACTTCGTGAAGGGTCTGGTCAACATCGCCCAGCGGGGCCGCAGCCTCGGCATCCACCTGATCCTGGCGACGCAGCGCCCCAGCGGCGTCGTCTCCTCGGAAATCCGCGCCAACACCAACCTGCGCATCGCGCTCCGGGTGACGGACGCCGGCGAGAGCCAGGACGTCCTCAACTCCGCCGAGGCCGCCGGGATCTCGCAGGGCACCCCCGGTCGCGCCTATGTGCGCTTGGGCCAGAACTCCCTCGTGCCGTTCCAGTCCGGACGGGTCGGCGGCCGTCGGCCCGGTGCCGCGGCGACCTCGCTGCCGGCACCCTGGGCGGTGACGGTCGGCTGGGAACGGCTCGGCGAGCCGCTCCCGGCGCGGCCCCGCGGCGCGGCCGTACCCGCCGAGGTGGAGACCGACCTCACCGGGCTCGTCACGGCGATCCGCGAAGCGGACCGGGAGATGGGCATCCCCGCGCAGCACAGCCCCTGGCTCCCGCCGCTGCCCGAGGTCCTGGTCGCCGGCGAACTGCCGGCGCCCCCGCCCTCGGGCTACGACCTCGCGCCCGTCGCGTACGGCGTGGTGGACCTGCCCGCACAACAGGCCCGGCTGCCCCTGGTGATCGACCCGGCGACGCTCGGGCACCTGCACATCATCGGCTCGCCCCGGCAAGGCAGGTCGCAGACACTGCGCACCATCGCCGGCACCCTGGCCTCCGCCCATTCCCCGGACCGGCTGCACATGTACGGCATCGACTGCGGCAACGGCGCGCTGCTGCCCATCGAGGGGCTGCCGCACTGCGGGGCCATCACCCAGCGCACCCAGCCCGACCGGGTGGCCCGGCTGCTCGCCCGGCTGACCGGGGAGCTGACCCGGCGCCAGGAGATGCTCGCCGCCCGCGGCAGCGCCGACCTGCCGGAGCTCCGCCGCGCCCTGCCGGAGGCTGAACGGCCGCCGCACATCCTGCTGTTCATCGACCGGTGGGAGGTCTTCGACAAGCAGCTCGGCGAGTACGACTCCGGGAACCTGCTGAGCTCCGTGCTGACCCTGCTCCGGGACGGCGCGAGCGTCGGCATCCACCTGGTGATGACCGGTGACCGGGCGCTGTTCTCCAGCCGGGTCAACGGCTCCACCGAGGACAAGCTCGTGCTGAAGCTGAACGAGAAGTCCGAGTACGGGATGATCGGTATCACCCAGCGCAACGTGCCCGACGAGATCCCGCCGGGCCGCGCGTTCCGTGCCGCCGACAAAGCGGAGGTGCAGATCGCGCTCCTCACGGACAACCCGGAAGGCCAGGCGCAGGCCGTGGCGCTCCAGCAGATCGCCGAGTACTGCCGCGAGCGGGCGGCCCAGCTGCCGGACTCCACCCGCCCGTTCCGCGTCGACACCCTGCCGGACCGGCTCACCTGGGAGGAGGCGACCCGGTACGTGCCGCAGCCGCTGCCGTCCGCACGGTGGGCCCTGTCCGGTGTCGGCGGCGACGAACTCACCGCGTTCGGGCCGGACTTCGCCATCACGCCGACCTTCCTCGTCGCCGGACCCGCCCGCTCCGGCCGCAGCATCGTCCTGGCGACACTGGCACTGTCGCTGCTGTCGGCCGGGACGCCCGTCGTCGTCGGCGCGCCCGCCAGGTCGCCGTTGCGCCAACTCGCCGGACGGCCCGGGGTCCTCGCGGTCTTCGACGAGTCCGACATCGACCCCACCGCGCTGGAGGAGGCGCTGGCGTCCTCGCCGCAGGGGGCCGTGGTGATCCTGGACGACGCCGACCTGCTGCTGAAGACAAAGGCCGAGCCCGTCCTCACCCAGATCGCCAAGTCCGGTGCCGAGAACGGCCGGGGCCTGGTGATCGCCGGGCAGACCGACCGGCTCTCCTCCGGCTTCTCCGGCTGGCACACCGAGGCCCGCCGCAACCGGTGCGGTCTGCTGCTGAAGCCGCAGAACATGAGCGACGGCGAACTGATCGGCGTCAAGGTGCCCCGCAGCCGCCTGGGCGCGACCCGCCCGGGGCGGGCGATCCTGCACCTGGGCGACGGCGTGCTGCGCACCGTCCAGGTCCCGGAGACGGTGCTTCCGCCGGCCGGGAGCTGAGCGCCTGTGCGGGGGGTCCGACACCGGCTCTGAGGTCCCACGGCAGAGGGCTCCCGCCCCGGCGACGGCCGGGGCGGGAGCCCTCACGCATGACGGGACGCGGCCCGGATCAGGTCGATCCCTCCACGTAGCTGGGGTCGTGCTTGATCGTGTTCGTCGTCCCGTTGGGGACGGCGCCGTTGATCGCCCAGGCGAGGCCGGCCAGTCCGATGAGGTTCGAGCTCTGGTCGATCCACCCCGCCGTCTTCGTCCAGATGTTGGTGAGGCCCGGCAGCTGCTTGAGGACGTCCGGTGTCTTCAACACGCCACCGGGGATGTTCTTCAGCAGGTTCGCGACCAGGTCGCCCGGGTTCTTGAACCCGGTGAACGACTTGATGGCGGGGACCACGCTCTTGAGGTTGATCTGGATCGCCTTGAGATCGCTCGTGACGGTCTTGAGGGTGTTCGCGATCCCGCCCAGATTGGCGATCTTGATCAGGCCGACGCCGCCGAGCACCAGCCCCAGGCCGCTGAGAACCATGTCGAGCACATCCCACTCGCCCGACTGAATACTGTCGACGATGTTCATGATGAAGGGGACG
This region includes:
- a CDS encoding FtsK/SpoIIIE domain-containing protein; the protein is MATQRPSGVVSSEIRANTNLRIALRVTDAGESQDVLNSAEAAGISQGTPGRAYVRLGQNSLVPFQSGRVGGRRPGAAATSLPAPWAVTVGWERLGEPLPARPRGAAVPAEVETDLTGLVTAIREADREMGIPAQHSPWLPPLPEVLVAGELPAPPPSGYDLAPVAYGVVDLPAQQARLPLVIDPATLGHLHIIGSPRQGRSQTLRTIAGTLASAHSPDRLHMYGIDCGNGALLPIEGLPHCGAITQRTQPDRVARLLARLTGELTRRQEMLAARGSADLPELRRALPEAERPPHILLFIDRWEVFDKQLGEYDSGNLLSSVLTLLRDGASVGIHLVMTGDRALFSSRVNGSTEDKLVLKLNEKSEYGMIGITQRNVPDEIPPGRAFRAADKAEVQIALLTDNPEGQAQAVALQQIAEYCRERAAQLPDSTRPFRVDTLPDRLTWEEATRYVPQPLPSARWALSGVGGDELTAFGPDFAITPTFLVAGPARSGRSIVLATLALSLLSAGTPVVVGAPARSPLRQLAGRPGVLAVFDESDIDPTALEEALASSPQGAVVILDDADLLLKTKAEPVLTQIAKSGAENGRGLVIAGQTDRLSSGFSGWHTEARRNRCGLLLKPQNMSDGELIGVKVPRSRLGATRPGRAILHLGDGVLRTVQVPETVLPPAGS
- a CDS encoding sigma-70 family RNA polymerase sigma factor, whose protein sequence is MSNSASTEDLIPGPRAAEPHPDEFLRALYHFHGSALLQFAARRLEGDWHRAEDVVQEVAIRAWRHAEELDPTTDSVRPWLFTALRHLVIDGHRARQARPPETGDPELAHLPVSDGVDHMLTSQVLTDALGDLRPAQREVLLHVHYLGRSVNQTAKVLGVPPGTVKSRTFYAARALREALHSRGLYADGLYREAG
- a CDS encoding LamG domain-containing protein, giving the protein MPRRWPLITTITVLTIALAFVVVQLVRGQDSGKEQAGAKPGGDAESLQGLGWWPLHQSGTAKAGEHDAVVRGGTQWTDGPEGGAVQLDGTSGYADSNTRLDTVGKDYSVAARVRLNPQGMTGIHTALSQDGDRISTFFLQYSGPDGNFAFSFSGARTVAKTPEKPQPGRWYHLTGTYSQKDHRMQVYVDGRLAGTRVASSSVKPTGTVVIGRGKFDGKAADYWNGDIADVHAYNRELTSREVGSLSSREPD
- a CDS encoding YbaB/EbfC family nucleoid-associated protein, yielding MDPSVIDPDDPEILADLIIVAVDSANQAVQEQRAASLAVVTDSFNGLLSGLRPTGPGHPGPRTSGGGGFAAN
- a CDS encoding pyridoxal phosphate-dependent aminotransferase, whose protein sequence is MGGRPLLNRRLDGLGTTIFAEMSALATATGAINLGQGFPDTDGPESVREAAVRALRDGRGNQYPPGPGIPELRQAIADHQRRFYGLSFDPDTEVLVTAGATEAIAATMLALLEPGDEVIAFEPFYDSYAACIAMAGAKRVPLTLRAPSFRPDLDELRSKITPQTRLLLLNTPHNPTGMVLTAEEQSAIAALAIEHDLLVVTDEVYEHLVYEGTHRPIAALPGMRERTVSISSAGKTFSFTGWKVGWVTANGPLVSAVRTAKQYLTYVSAGPFQYAIAEALRLPDSYFDSFRTNLRRKRNLLGDGLRAAGFEVYQPQGTYFITTDITSFGEKDAYAFCRALPERCGVVAIPNSVFYDDLDAGRSQVRFTFCKRDDVLQEAASRLRRLAS